The following DNA comes from Dehalococcoidia bacterium.
GTTCGTCCGGGGCCGCTCCCCGCACACCCTGGCGGCCTACCGGCGCGACCTGGAGGCGTTCCTCGCCTTCCTCGGCGAGCACGGCCTCGAGCAGGCCGACCAGGTGACCCACCGGGTGGTGGAGGGCTACCTGGCGTGGCGCCTGCACCGCCTCGGCCGGAAGCCCGCGAGCGTGAATCGCGCTCGGCACGCGCTCAAGACGTTCTGGCGCTGGCTCCGGCGCGAGGGGTACGCCACCGGCGACCCGGCCGGCGACACCTACCCCTTCCGGGAACTGAAGCGGCTACCGCGGTACCTGCCGATCCCCGAGCAGGAGCGCCTGCTGGCGGCCCTGGCCGAGGACCGGAGCCTGGACGGTCGCCGGGACTACGCCCTGATCGCGACGGCGCTCCTCACGGGCCTCCGCGTCAGCGAGCTCGCGAGCCTCCGGGTCGACGACGTTGATCTCGAATCCGGCCGCCTGAGGGTGATCGGCAAGGGCGACAAGGAGCGCGAGGTGCCGATCATCCCGCGCCTGGCCGCGATCCTGCGGGAGTACCTGACGGAGGTCCGGCCGCGGCTCGTGGAGCGGCCGATCCGGGGGCGTCTGCGGCGATCGCCCCGGGGACGACGCTGGCTGGTCGAGTACCGGCTCGGCGGGGTCCGGCGCTCCTTCACGACCGGCACGACGGA
Coding sequences within:
- a CDS encoding site-specific integrase translates to MSAALVPTAPGPLGASPRRLADHLPAFLGWLQFVRGRSPHTLAAYRRDLEAFLAFLGEHGLEQADQVTHRVVEGYLAWRLHRLGRKPASVNRARHALKTFWRWLRREGYATGDPAGDTYPFRELKRLPRYLPIPEQERLLAALAEDRSLDGRRDYALIATALLTGLRVSELASLRVDDVDLESGRLRVIGKGDKEREVPIIPRLAAILREYLTEVRPRLVERPIRGRLRRSPRGRRWLVEYRLGGVRRSFTTGTTDRAEAERIMAERLADLRFRQLSPYLFVRAGQAGGYCQKRGTEPLLTRSLFRAIRRR